A section of the Helicobacter jaachi genome encodes:
- the hisA gene encoding 1-(5-phosphoribosyl)-5-[(5-phosphoribosylamino)methylideneamino]imidazole-4-carboxamide isomerase produces MLDIYPAIDLKEGKAVRLFKGDMRSATIYGEALDFAKTFEDMGAKYLHIVDLDGAFAGSPQNLATIEKIVSATTLKVQVGGGIRNEECIKLYTQMRVNRVILGSLATQNWDFTKTMATLYPIAVGIDARNGKVATQGWIQEDGIDSHTLAQKFAQSKVQAIICTDIERDGALSGINITFTEQMAKTSGIYTIASGGFASQEELHTLNQNAFISGVIVGKAFYEKKIDLKALLKSYPQK; encoded by the coding sequence ATGCTTGATATTTATCCTGCTATTGATTTAAAAGAAGGTAAGGCCGTGAGGCTATTTAAAGGCGATATGCGCAGTGCTACTATCTATGGAGAGGCACTAGATTTTGCTAAGACATTTGAGGATATGGGCGCAAAATACCTACACATTGTGGATTTAGATGGGGCATTTGCAGGCAGCCCACAGAATCTAGCCACGATTGAAAAGATTGTATCTGCCACAACGCTTAAAGTGCAAGTTGGCGGGGGGATTCGCAATGAAGAGTGCATAAAGCTTTATACACAAATGAGGGTAAATCGCGTGATTTTAGGCTCTCTTGCCACGCAAAATTGGGATTTTACAAAGACAATGGCTACGCTCTATCCCATAGCAGTGGGTATTGATGCGCGCAATGGCAAAGTGGCTACGCAAGGTTGGATACAAGAAGATGGCATAGATTCTCACACATTAGCCCAAAAATTCGCACAAAGCAAGGTTCAAGCCATTATCTGCACAGATATTGAGCGCGATGGAGCATTAAGCGGGATAAATATTACCTTCACAGAGCAAATGGCTAAAACTAGCGGCATTTACACTATAGCAAGTGGGGGCTTTGCCTCACAAGAGGAGCTGCACACGCTTAATCAAAATGCCTTTATTAGTGGAGTTATCGTGGGTAAAGCCTTTTATGAAAAAAAGATAGACCTTAAAGCCCTCCTAAAATCTTATCCGCAAAAATAA
- a CDS encoding tetratricopeptide repeat protein has translation MKCIMLYLGLLLCISRAFGIESTPLTAQNAPDSVADSQNKEEVSPLLKAIREADSEFYQGVVMWVKNTQEASKFLKKACDAKHPGACLYLGNYYEVLSTQKGQDSKQALTDKQSAQSYYKLGYENSLEACREGAVEWCTIQAVSLIDGRGIEKDVQKGLQYLEVMCERDMESACFMLGSYYFYGVNVKQDLAKAREFNQKALNLDSQACQEQRMYACVVSAEIYQQGLSVPQDLTRAKDYYNRACDLRNQFACDYVNKLK, from the coding sequence ATGAAATGCATTATGCTGTATTTAGGCTTACTCTTGTGCATATCGCGCGCCTTTGGTATAGAATCTACGCCCCTAACTGCGCAAAATGCGCCAGATTCTGTAGCAGATTCTCAAAATAAAGAAGAGGTATCCCCGCTGCTAAAAGCCATACGCGAGGCAGATTCTGAATTCTATCAAGGTGTGGTGATGTGGGTGAAAAATACCCAAGAAGCTAGCAAGTTTTTAAAAAAAGCCTGCGATGCCAAACACCCCGGCGCGTGCTTGTATTTGGGCAATTACTATGAGGTGCTTTCCACACAAAAAGGGCAAGATTCTAAACAAGCGCTCACAGATAAGCAAAGTGCGCAGTCTTATTATAAGCTAGGCTATGAGAATAGTTTGGAGGCTTGCAGGGAGGGCGCGGTGGAGTGGTGCACCATACAGGCTGTCTCGCTCATTGATGGCAGAGGGATTGAAAAAGATGTGCAGAAAGGCTTGCAATATCTTGAAGTAATGTGCGAGCGGGATATGGAGAGCGCTTGCTTTATGCTTGGCTCATACTATTTTTATGGTGTGAATGTCAAGCAGGATTTGGCAAAGGCAAGGGAGTTTAATCAAAAAGCGCTCAATCTAGATTCTCAAGCGTGCCAAGAACAAAGAATGTATGCCTGTGTGGTGAGTGCAGAAATTTATCAGCAAGGCTTAAGCGTGCCGCAGGATTTGACAAGGGCAAAAGATTACTACAATCGCGCCTGTGATTTGCGCAATCAATTTGCTTGCGATTATGTGAATAAACTCAAATAG
- the ftsH gene encoding ATP-dependent zinc metalloprotease FtsH, whose amino-acid sequence MENPNDKKPPFKQNPFLTFAIFVILALLLFKLFSPNGDSLTDRLMGGSVTKEITYNELKELIARGEISSVSIGQTYIKAYSTQTSPRVLYTTKKVADLGLVPLLDEKKIEYSGFSEGSFLGDLVNMLLPIFIILALWIFLTARMQKSMGGGIFGMGNAKKLVNAEKPNVKFDDMAGNAEAKEEVVEIVDFLKHPERYAAVGAKIPRGVLLVGPPGTGKTLLAKAVAGEANVPFFSMSGSSFIEMFVGLGASRVRDLFEMAKKDAPSIIFIDEIDAIGKSRAAGSMVGGNDEREQTLNQLLAEMDGFGSESAPVIVLAATNRPEILDPALLRPGRFDRQVLVDKPDFEGRLEILKVHIKNVALARDVDLHEIAKFTAGLAGADLANIINEAALLAGRENQKEVSQKHLKEAVERGIAGLEKKSRRISPKEKKIVAYHESGHAVVSEMTKGADRVNKVSIIPRGMAALGYTLHTPEENRYLMQKHELMAEVDVLLGGRAAEDVFLGEISTGASNDLERATGILKSMISYYGMSDVSGLMVLEKQRNTFLGGGGGQREFSEHLAQEIDAHIKNTLDERYAYVKKLLSDYKDAIESMVKELFEKEVIDGARVREIIQEYEAQHNMQTRLIPLEDEE is encoded by the coding sequence ATGGAAAATCCCAATGATAAAAAACCGCCTTTTAAGCAAAATCCTTTTTTGACTTTTGCTATTTTTGTCATTCTCGCCCTCCTTTTATTTAAGCTTTTCTCGCCCAATGGAGATTCTCTCACAGATAGGCTTATGGGGGGAAGTGTTACTAAAGAGATTACCTACAATGAGCTAAAAGAGCTTATCGCACGTGGTGAGATTAGCTCTGTGAGCATTGGGCAAACTTACATTAAGGCGTATTCTACGCAAACTTCGCCGCGAGTGCTTTATACGACTAAAAAGGTAGCAGATTTGGGACTTGTGCCGCTCCTTGATGAAAAAAAGATTGAATACAGCGGCTTTAGCGAGGGGAGTTTCCTTGGTGATTTGGTTAATATGCTGCTGCCCATTTTTATCATTCTAGCGCTTTGGATATTTTTGACCGCTCGTATGCAAAAGAGCATGGGCGGGGGTATTTTTGGTATGGGCAATGCCAAAAAACTAGTCAATGCCGAAAAGCCTAATGTAAAATTTGATGATATGGCTGGTAATGCAGAGGCAAAAGAAGAGGTGGTTGAGATTGTAGATTTTCTTAAACACCCTGAACGCTATGCCGCTGTGGGCGCAAAAATCCCGCGCGGCGTGCTGCTTGTAGGACCTCCCGGCACAGGTAAGACTTTGCTGGCTAAGGCAGTGGCTGGGGAAGCAAATGTGCCATTTTTTTCTATGAGCGGGAGTAGCTTTATTGAGATGTTTGTAGGGCTTGGTGCGAGCCGCGTGAGAGATTTATTTGAAATGGCAAAAAAAGACGCGCCAAGCATTATTTTTATTGATGAAATTGATGCCATTGGGAAAAGTCGTGCCGCTGGAAGTATGGTAGGTGGAAATGATGAAAGAGAGCAAACGCTCAATCAACTTTTAGCCGAAATGGACGGCTTTGGTTCAGAATCTGCACCTGTAATCGTGCTAGCAGCGACTAATCGCCCAGAGATTCTTGACCCTGCGCTTTTGCGACCCGGGCGATTTGATAGACAAGTGCTGGTTGATAAGCCTGATTTTGAAGGGCGACTTGAGATTCTCAAAGTGCATATTAAAAATGTTGCTCTAGCGCGTGATGTGGATTTACACGAGATTGCAAAATTCACCGCTGGGCTTGCTGGGGCGGATTTAGCCAATATCATCAATGAAGCAGCCCTCCTTGCAGGGAGAGAAAACCAAAAAGAAGTAAGCCAAAAACACCTAAAAGAAGCCGTTGAGAGAGGCATTGCTGGACTTGAGAAAAAATCAAGGCGCATTTCTCCAAAGGAAAAAAAGATTGTCGCCTATCATGAAAGCGGACATGCAGTGGTGAGCGAAATGACCAAAGGCGCTGATAGGGTAAATAAAGTCTCAATTATCCCGCGCGGTATGGCAGCACTAGGCTACACACTGCACACACCTGAAGAAAATCGCTACCTTATGCAAAAGCATGAGCTTATGGCAGAAGTTGATGTACTTTTGGGTGGGCGTGCGGCTGAAGATGTCTTTTTGGGCGAGATTTCAACAGGTGCGAGCAATGACCTAGAGCGCGCTACAGGCATTTTAAAATCAATGATTAGCTATTATGGAATGAGTGATGTAAGTGGGCTTATGGTGCTTGAAAAGCAGCGCAATACTTTTCTTGGTGGTGGCGGAGGACAGAGGGAGTTTAGCGAGCATCTCGCACAAGAGATTGATGCACATATCAAAAACACCCTTGATGAGCGCTATGCGTATGTCAAAAAACTCCTAAGCGATTATAAAGACGCCATTGAAAGTATGGTAAAAGAGCTTTTTGAAAAAGAAGTGATTGATGGTGCGCGCGTGCGAGAAATTATCCAAGAATATGAAGCACAGCATAATATGCAAACTCGCCTCATTCCGCTTGAGGACGAAGAATAA
- a CDS encoding chemotaxis protein: MSKTSMSNIDQVTSLHKNNELQLLCFRLEKDKDLYAVNVFKIREVIKYSGMLTVVTHESNSLVEGLITIRELTIPLIDMRKWFYYDSSNKSKNLRDFGVKRAPGEEDIIMICEFSRWTIGVRIYEADRILNKKWTEIEQGVGVGGGGHNGKLVSRTRYFDGRLVQVVDIEKMLIDVFPWIEKDKEEGIAKISQVETTKSILLADDSPTVLRTMQLILDKLGVVHHDFINGKYLLDYLFAPTTDISSIGMIITDLEMPEASGFEVIKQVKSNPLTAHLPIVVNSSMSGSSNEDMARSLNADEFISKSNPVEIESAVRRFALK; encoded by the coding sequence ATGTCTAAAACGAGTATGTCAAACATAGACCAAGTAACAAGTCTCCACAAAAATAATGAACTACAACTCCTGTGCTTTCGTTTAGAAAAGGATAAAGATTTATATGCAGTAAATGTTTTTAAAATTCGAGAAGTGATTAAATATAGCGGTATGCTCACAGTCGTTACACATGAGAGCAATAGCCTAGTGGAGGGGCTTATTACCATTCGTGAATTGACTATTCCTCTTATTGATATGCGTAAATGGTTTTATTACGATAGCAGCAATAAGAGCAAGAACTTACGCGATTTTGGTGTGAAAAGAGCGCCGGGTGAGGAAGATATCATTATGATTTGTGAATTTTCACGCTGGACAATTGGGGTGAGAATCTATGAAGCAGATAGAATCTTAAATAAAAAATGGACAGAAATTGAGCAAGGTGTAGGTGTTGGCGGTGGCGGACATAATGGCAAGCTTGTGAGCCGCACACGATATTTTGATGGGCGTTTGGTGCAGGTGGTGGATATTGAAAAAATGCTCATTGATGTCTTTCCATGGATTGAAAAAGATAAAGAAGAGGGCATTGCTAAAATTTCTCAAGTTGAAACTACAAAAAGCATATTGCTAGCTGATGATAGCCCAACGGTTTTACGCACTATGCAGCTTATCCTTGATAAATTGGGCGTTGTGCATCATGATTTTATTAATGGCAAATATTTGCTTGATTATCTCTTTGCGCCCACAACTGATATTAGCTCCATAGGTATGATTATCACAGACCTTGAAATGCCAGAGGCAAGCGGCTTTGAGGTGATTAAGCAGGTCAAATCAAATCCTTTAACCGCCCACTTGCCAATTGTCGTTAATTCTTCTATGAGCGGAAGTAGCAATGAAGATATGGCGCGCTCGCTGAATGCCGATGAGTTTATCTCTAAATCAAATCCCGTAGAGATAGAATCTGCAGTGAGGCGATTTGCCCTCAAATAG
- the pssA gene encoding CDP-diacylglycerol--serine O-phosphatidyltransferase, whose amino-acid sequence MKFNPLFILPNLFTAGSIFLGILSVIYASKGSFEMSCWLILASMILDGLDGRVARLTNTSSKFGVEFDSLADIVAFGVAPAMLLYFYVGVNYGRLGMSVPAIFVILGAVRLARFNITTNAEPNSFIGLPIPSAAVVVMLWVLLDLEYHFIQKYGYVMLAGSFLISILMVSNIRYPSFKKMRWNFKSFIAVILLLGIIYIKPQETLCALMSGYVLYGVVRWIVILIKMRFGGKSSHKGRNT is encoded by the coding sequence ATGAAGTTTAATCCACTTTTTATACTCCCAAATCTTTTTACGGCTGGGAGTATTTTTCTGGGCATTTTAAGCGTGATTTATGCTTCAAAAGGTAGCTTTGAGATGTCCTGCTGGCTTATTTTAGCCTCAATGATACTTGATGGGCTTGATGGCAGGGTGGCAAGGCTTACTAATACTTCAAGTAAATTTGGCGTAGAGTTTGATTCTCTAGCTGATATCGTGGCATTTGGTGTAGCTCCTGCGATGTTACTTTACTTTTATGTGGGGGTAAATTATGGGCGTTTGGGTATGAGTGTGCCAGCTATTTTTGTCATACTTGGTGCAGTGCGCTTAGCGCGCTTTAATATTACCACAAACGCAGAGCCAAACTCCTTTATCGGGCTGCCTATTCCCTCTGCTGCGGTTGTTGTTATGCTTTGGGTGCTACTAGATTTAGAATATCACTTTATTCAAAAATATGGCTATGTTATGCTTGCTGGAAGCTTTCTTATAAGTATCCTTATGGTGAGCAATATCCGCTATCCTAGCTTTAAAAAAATGCGGTGGAATTTTAAATCTTTCATCGCTGTGATTTTACTACTTGGCATTATTTACATTAAGCCGCAAGAGACCTTATGCGCGCTGATGAGCGGATATGTGCTATATGGCGTTGTGCGTTGGATTGTGATTTTAATCAAAATGCGATTTGGCGGGAAATCTAGCCACAAAGGCAGAAATACATAA
- a CDS encoding 50S ribosomal protein L11 methyltransferase, producing the protein MQGLDKQVYYEIIIHPSGFVEQFADFILQETSCAVEFIDSISAQNPFAITYDDASWQGFNFHIAQAKLSAQPTQIIARLEHINLQAFIESMQAFAATLAQNTQMQVGFCYHIAEKLNKDWIKAYEDSVQPVYCAGFYIRPSWHNLPNNIESSKDIIINPALAFGSGHHASTAMCLELLQEANICGKTLLDVGCGSGILSIAAAKLGAQVYACDTDALCIKESQKNALLNHTTFASLWQGSINNAPSEPKHYDVIVANIIAFVVKLLHNDFKAKLAKNGLLILSGILSEYKFDIIEAFSDFNLLETRTQGEWIALKLTL; encoded by the coding sequence ATGCAGGGATTGGATAAGCAGGTATATTATGAGATTATTATCCACCCTAGTGGCTTTGTAGAGCAGTTTGCCGATTTTATCCTTCAAGAAACTTCTTGCGCTGTTGAGTTTATAGATTCTATCTCCGCGCAAAATCCCTTTGCAATCACTTATGATGACGCCTCATGGCAAGGCTTTAACTTTCACATCGCACAAGCCAAACTAAGTGCGCAACCCACACAAATCATCGCTCGCCTTGAGCATATTAATCTACAAGCATTTATAGAATCTATGCAAGCATTTGCCGCTACGCTCGCGCAAAATACGCAAATGCAAGTGGGCTTTTGCTATCATATTGCTGAAAAATTAAATAAAGATTGGATAAAGGCGTATGAAGATTCTGTGCAGCCCGTGTATTGTGCTGGCTTTTATATCCGCCCTTCATGGCATAATCTGCCAAACAATATAGAATCTAGCAAGGATATTATCATAAATCCTGCCCTTGCCTTTGGCTCTGGACATCACGCAAGCACAGCTATGTGCTTAGAGCTTTTGCAAGAGGCAAATATATGTGGCAAGACATTGCTTGATGTGGGCTGCGGAAGCGGAATTTTAAGCATAGCTGCTGCCAAACTTGGCGCGCAAGTATATGCCTGCGATACAGATGCACTGTGTATTAAAGAAAGTCAAAAAAATGCTCTACTTAATCACACTACTTTTGCATCTTTATGGCAAGGTAGCATTAATAATGCCCCTAGTGAGCCTAAGCATTATGATGTGATTGTGGCAAATATCATCGCATTTGTTGTGAAGCTTTTACACAATGATTTTAAAGCAAAGCTAGCTAAAAATGGGCTTTTGATACTCTCTGGGATACTTAGTGAATATAAATTTGATATAATAGAGGCATTCAGTGATTTTAATCTGCTAGAGACACGCACTCAAGGTGAGTGGATAGCCCTAAAATTAACTTTATAA
- a CDS encoding cysteine ABC transporter substrate-binding protein — MKKILVALLGVAFIIGLNACADKQEEKTSTLEQIKQKGVVRIGVFSDKPPFGFINEKGQNDGFDVYISKRIVKDLLGDESKVEFVLTEAASRVEFLRSNKVDIIMANFTKTPEREAVVDFAKPYMKVSLGVVSPNGEIKSIDDLKGKKLIVNKGTTADMYFTKNYPDIELLKYEQNTEAFLALKDKRGDALAHDNTLVLAWAMENEGFGVGIASLGEEDVIAPAVKKGNIELKEWLDNEIDTLTHEGFIKEAYERTLAPIFGEEKMDSVIFVHH, encoded by the coding sequence ATGAAAAAAATATTAGTAGCACTGCTAGGCGTAGCCTTTATCATCGGCTTAAATGCATGTGCAGATAAGCAGGAGGAAAAGACAAGCACGCTTGAGCAGATTAAGCAAAAGGGCGTGGTGCGCATCGGCGTATTTAGCGATAAGCCGCCTTTTGGGTTTATTAATGAAAAAGGGCAAAATGATGGCTTTGATGTATATATTTCAAAGCGCATCGTAAAAGATTTGCTAGGCGATGAAAGCAAAGTTGAGTTTGTCCTTACAGAAGCGGCTTCACGCGTAGAGTTTTTGCGCTCTAATAAGGTGGATATTATTATGGCAAATTTCACAAAAACGCCTGAAAGAGAAGCGGTGGTGGATTTTGCAAAGCCTTATATGAAGGTCTCACTTGGCGTAGTGTCCCCTAATGGCGAGATTAAAAGCATTGATGATTTAAAGGGCAAAAAGCTCATTGTCAATAAAGGCACAACAGCGGATATGTATTTTACAAAAAATTACCCCGATATTGAGCTGCTTAAATATGAGCAAAACACAGAAGCATTTCTCGCGCTTAAGGATAAACGAGGCGATGCGCTCGCGCATGATAATACACTTGTGCTAGCGTGGGCTATGGAAAATGAGGGCTTTGGCGTGGGCATTGCTTCACTTGGCGAGGAAGATGTGATTGCTCCAGCGGTTAAAAAGGGCAATATCGAGCTTAAAGAGTGGCTTGATAATGAGATTGACACGCTCACACATGAAGGCTTTATCAAAGAGGCTTATGAGCGCACACTCGCGCCTATCTTTGGCGAGGAGAAAATGGATTCTGTAATTTTTGTGCATCACTAG
- the nspC gene encoding carboxynorspermidine decarboxylase, producing the protein MRDCSTLFSLPCPAYVLEEEKLNTNLTLLDSIQKQSGAKILLALKGYAFWRKFENLRRILSGSTASGLYEARLGYEEIGGAKASKEVCVFSPAYKPHEFAQILHYATHIIFNSFAQWQTFKPMIESHNKDAQFPIEVGLRVNPLYSEVEPPIYNPCVAGSRLGITPQAFEEGVKMYGLKGISGLHFHTHCEQDSSVLARTLPYFEKYFGAYLHDKSWVNFGGGHHITRADYDCSLLINLLTSFKQKYHDIAIFLEPGEAVGWQVGFLIGEVVDIVHNELDIAILDVSASAHMPDCLEMPYRPALTKLSKKYGLESDKGANVAKYAYRLGGATCLAGDIIGDYSFDTPLCVGDRVIFEDMLHYTIVKNTTFNGIPLPALCAIDTQGKWQLLKSFDYADYKQRN; encoded by the coding sequence ATGCGCGACTGCTCCACACTTTTTAGCCTGCCCTGCCCTGCCTATGTGCTTGAAGAAGAAAAGCTCAATACCAATCTCACGCTTTTAGATTCTATACAAAAGCAAAGTGGGGCAAAAATCCTGCTCGCCCTCAAAGGCTACGCATTTTGGAGAAAATTTGAGAATCTAAGGCGCATACTTAGTGGCAGCACAGCTAGCGGGCTATATGAGGCTAGACTAGGCTATGAAGAAATAGGCGGCGCAAAAGCAAGCAAAGAAGTCTGTGTGTTTTCACCCGCGTATAAGCCACATGAGTTTGCGCAGATTCTGCATTATGCTACACATATTATTTTTAATTCCTTTGCTCAGTGGCAGACTTTTAAGCCTATGATAGAATCTCACAATAAAGACGCTCAATTCCCTATAGAAGTGGGCTTAAGAGTAAATCCGCTTTATAGTGAAGTAGAGCCGCCTATTTATAACCCCTGCGTTGCTGGCTCAAGGCTGGGTATTACACCCCAAGCCTTTGAAGAGGGAGTGAAAATGTATGGTCTAAAAGGCATTAGCGGACTGCATTTTCATACACATTGTGAGCAGGATAGCAGCGTGCTTGCGCGCACTTTGCCGTATTTTGAAAAATATTTTGGTGCGTATTTGCATGATAAAAGTTGGGTGAATTTTGGTGGGGGACATCACATCACAAGGGCAGACTATGATTGTAGTTTGCTTATCAATCTACTCACTTCCTTTAAGCAAAAATACCACGATATTGCCATATTTTTAGAGCCCGGCGAGGCTGTGGGCTGGCAGGTGGGCTTTTTAATAGGCGAGGTGGTGGATATTGTGCATAATGAGCTAGATATTGCTATTCTTGATGTAAGTGCGAGCGCACATATGCCAGACTGCCTTGAGATGCCCTACCGCCCCGCACTCACTAAACTTTCTAAGAAATATGGTTTAGAATCTGATAAAGGTGCAAATGTCGCCAAATACGCTTATCGATTAGGCGGAGCTACTTGTTTAGCGGGCGATATTATAGGCGATTATAGCTTTGATACGCCTCTGTGCGTAGGCGATAGAGTGATTTTTGAGGATATGCTGCATTACACGATTGTGAAAAATACTACCTTCAATGGCATTCCCCTACCTGCCCTTTGCGCGATTGATACGCAGGGGAAATGGCAGCTTTTAAAAAGCTTTGATTATGCTGATTACAAGCAGAGAAACTAA
- a CDS encoding tRNA dihydrouridine synthase, which produces MHFENLLMLAPLAGYTDLPFRSVVKDFGVDITVSEMISSHALVFNNARTLKMVAKSPLENPYSVQIAGSKESIIKQAVEILNTQEGIDIIDLNCGCPAPKVANHGNGSGLLKDLNLLVRIANLIKKTAKTPYTSLKVRLGFDKKIPNELAQALKDVQADFVVVHGRTRADGYKKERMDYDAIAHIKQHISMPLIANGEINTPQKAKEVLAHTGANGVMIGRAAITTPWIFWQIKHNTQEIPPIIKKELVLKHFQKMIEFYGERGAIMFRKNLHAYAKGHDGASEFRAVVNSLSDVDEIYERIEGFFTHNQMITQSLPQLVHLNKRSSV; this is translated from the coding sequence ATACATTTTGAGAATCTACTCATGCTTGCCCCGCTAGCGGGCTATACGGATTTGCCCTTTCGCAGTGTGGTGAAAGACTTTGGCGTGGATATTACCGTGAGTGAGATGATAAGCTCGCACGCGCTAGTGTTTAATAATGCCCGCACGCTTAAAATGGTAGCAAAATCCCCGCTTGAAAATCCATATAGCGTGCAGATTGCTGGCTCAAAGGAGAGCATTATCAAGCAAGCTGTGGAGATTCTAAACACGCAAGAGGGCATTGATATTATTGATTTAAATTGCGGCTGTCCCGCGCCTAAAGTGGCAAATCATGGCAATGGTAGCGGATTATTAAAAGATTTAAATTTACTTGTAAGAATTGCAAATCTTATTAAAAAAACGGCTAAAACCCCCTATACAAGCCTCAAAGTGCGCTTAGGCTTTGATAAAAAAATCCCAAATGAGCTAGCCCAAGCCCTCAAAGATGTGCAGGCAGACTTTGTAGTTGTGCATGGGCGCACGCGCGCTGATGGCTATAAAAAGGAGCGTATGGATTATGATGCCATAGCTCACATTAAGCAGCATATTTCCATGCCACTTATTGCTAATGGTGAGATTAATACCCCGCAAAAGGCTAAAGAAGTGCTAGCCCACACAGGCGCAAATGGCGTGATGATAGGCAGGGCTGCTATTACAACGCCTTGGATTTTTTGGCAGATTAAGCATAACACACAAGAAATTCCGCCTATTATCAAAAAAGAATTAGTGCTTAAGCATTTTCAAAAAATGATTGAGTTTTATGGAGAGCGGGGCGCGATAATGTTTCGCAAAAACCTGCACGCTTACGCTAAAGGGCATGATGGTGCGAGTGAATTTCGCGCTGTGGTAAATAGCCTAAGCGATGTAGATGAGATATATGAGCGCATAGAGGGGTTTTTCACGCATAATCAAATGATTACACAAAGCCTCCCCCAACTTGTGCATCTCAATAAAAGGAGTAGTGTATGA
- a CDS encoding chemotaxis response regulator CheY has protein sequence MKLLVVDDSSTMRRIIKNTLQRLGYEDILEAEHGVEAWQIMDTTEGIQVLITDWNMPEMNGLDLVKKVRSDPRYTSIPIIMVTTEGGKAEVITALKAGVNNYIVKPFTPQVLKEKLEVVLGVNED, from the coding sequence TTGAAACTGCTGGTTGTTGATGATAGCTCTACAATGAGAAGAATTATAAAAAACACCCTCCAACGTTTGGGATATGAAGATATTTTAGAAGCCGAGCATGGTGTGGAGGCGTGGCAGATTATGGACACCACAGAAGGCATACAAGTGCTTATTACCGACTGGAATATGCCTGAAATGAATGGTTTGGATTTAGTTAAAAAAGTGCGCTCCGACCCACGATATACATCTATTCCAATCATTATGGTTACTACTGAGGGTGGCAAAGCTGAAGTAATTACCGCACTTAAGGCTGGAGTGAATAATTACATCGTTAAGCCTTTCACACCCCAAGTCCTCAAAGAAAAGCTTGAAGTAGTTTTAGGCGTGAATGAGGATTAA
- a CDS encoding phosphatidylserine decarboxylase, with protein MTTTTQIIAKQGWIGAGILLAAFLLSVCFEWSVCGFVSFIALIVWLVIFRNPERIPNNDEHNAFVAPVDGIIRNIESNSEQISILIETRLIDVGVIRAPCDIVEGSASEKKGLSLNFCSRDKRKVLNGTMSFKNLADKPFSMDFYPVFFASNHLFAHSNLSIGERMGFMKLGMTKIIIPTDKAHAEFELKVRIGDRIKALQSIIGYFYEV; from the coding sequence ATGACAACCACTACACAAATTATTGCAAAGCAAGGCTGGATAGGCGCAGGTATCCTCCTAGCAGCCTTTTTATTAAGTGTGTGTTTTGAATGGAGTGTGTGTGGCTTTGTATCTTTTATTGCGCTTATTGTGTGGCTTGTGATATTTCGCAATCCTGAACGCATTCCAAATAATGATGAGCATAATGCCTTTGTCGCGCCTGTTGATGGAATTATAAGAAATATAGAATCTAATAGTGAGCAAATAAGCATTCTTATTGAGACGCGTCTTATTGATGTGGGCGTTATACGCGCTCCTTGCGATATTGTAGAGGGGAGCGCAAGTGAAAAGAAAGGCTTAAGCTTGAACTTTTGCAGTAGAGATAAACGCAAAGTGCTTAATGGCACTATGAGCTTTAAAAATCTAGCAGATAAGCCATTTAGTATGGATTTTTATCCTGTGTTTTTTGCCTCTAATCATCTCTTTGCGCATAGTAATTTGAGTATTGGCGAGCGCATGGGCTTTATGAAACTTGGTATGACAAAGATTATTATTCCAACAGATAAAGCCCATGCAGAATTTGAACTTAAAGTGCGCATTGGCGATAGAATAAAGGCGCTGCAGAGTATCATAGGATATTTTTATGAAGTTTAA